A single region of the Sphaeramia orbicularis chromosome 6, fSphaOr1.1, whole genome shotgun sequence genome encodes:
- the ddx11 gene encoding ATP-dependent DNA helicase DDX11 — protein sequence MTMETGRSTFPFPYQPYTIQEQFMKALYTTLDQGKVGIFESPTGTGKSLSLICGALSWLTDHEEKKKQEAAALLQDGEAALSTNTAQASTSSSSAEPDWITDFVQKKAERDLVSKLKEEELRRKKREERLEMIRNNVQLKYAMKRKSCEEDEAFKLLQLSKEEPGEEPGNQEDEDLIIAEYESDDESKSKSRFCGAEDDEDEDLVEEHVTKIYYCSRTHSQLAQFVHEVQKSPFSKDISLVTLGSRQNMCINEEVRRLGSIQRINDRCLEMQKNKHEKQQSEEGVKRKRGTAKSVCPFYKASAMQQMRDEVLGTVHDIEQLLKLGRETHSCPYYATRHAIPPAQLVVLPYQMVLHEATRHASGIHLKGQVVIIDEAHNLSDTLSCIHSAELSGAQLCRAHSQLSQYADRYRSRLKAKNLMYIKQVLFVIEGLVRVLGGKVGQNPQTQTTQAGTEMLTINNFLFKAQIDNINLFKLQRYFEKSMISRKLSGFVEKYAGSGVSLQTHSSSNKENRRTEGLNLYLQTLQNKQITSPVSSADQQGSVEEEKVLSASPMMQVEGFFMALTNTNTDGRVVVHRQVTVSDSSVKFLLLNPAVHFAQVLKECRAVIIAGGTMQPVSDFKQELLFSAGVGEERITEFSCGHVIPPENILPIVLCSGPSGQELDFTFQNRDSPRMMDETGRILSNICNVVPGGVVCFFPSYEYSRRIISHWEASGALARLGNKKKIFQEPKKANQLEQVLSDFSRCIQRCALDGGSLTGALLFSVVGGKMSEGINFSDDLGRCVVMVGMPYPNIKSPELLEKMSYLDKHLPHSGGRSPGQALIDNLCMKAVNQSIGRAIRHRGDYSSIVLCDRRYSRPATLSKLPTWIKDRTSTHTSFGPAFAALRKFFLEKKQRPM from the exons ATGACCATGGAGACTGGCCGGAGCACATTTCCATTTCCCTACCAGCCCTATACCATCCAGGAACAGTTTATGAAAGCTCTCTACACCACCCTGGACCAGGGAAAAGTTGGCATCTTTGAGAGTCCTACTGGAACG GGGAAGTCACTGAGTCTGATATGTGGAGCCCTCAGCTGGCTCACTGACCATGAGGAGAAGAAAAAACAGGAGGCAGCTGCTCTGCTCCAGGATGGAGAAGCAGCTCTGTCCACTAATACAGCACAGGCCTCTACAAGCAGCTCCTCAGCAGAGCCTGACTGGATCACAGACTTTGTTCAAAAAAAGGCAGAACGAGATTTGGTGTCAAAGTTGAAG GAGGAAGAgctgagaagaaagaaaagagaagagcgATTAGAGATGATAAGAAATAATGTCCAACTAAAGTATGCAATGAAAAGAAAA AGCTGCGAAGAGGATGAGGCATTCAAGTTGTTACAGCTTAGTAAGGAAGAACCAGGAGAGGAACCAGGAAATCAAGAAGACGAAGATCTTATAATTGCAGAATATGAGAGTGATGATGAGTCAAAGAGTAAAAGCAG ATTCTGTGGGgcagaggatgatgaagatgaagatctGGTGGAAGAACATGTTACAAAG ATTTATTACTGTAGTCGCACTCACTCCCAGTTGGCCCAGTTTGTCCATGAAGTTCAAAAGAGCCCATTTAGCAAGGACATCAGTCTGGTGACACTGGGCTCACGTCAG AATATGTGTATCAATGAAGAAGTGCGACGTCTGGGCAGCATTCAGCGCATCAATGATCGCTGCTTGGAgatgcagaaaaacaaacatg AGAAGCAGCAGTCTGAGGAAGGTGTGAAACGTAAGCGTGGCACAGCAAAGAGTGTGTGTCCCTTTTATAAAGCTTCAGCAATGCAGCAGATGAGGGATGAAGTTCTGGGGACAGTCCACGACATAGAGCAGCTGCTGAAGCTGGGCAGGGAAACACATTCATGTCCTTACTACGCCACACGCCACGCCATTCCCCCTGCACAG TTGGTGGTGTTGCCCTACCAGATGGTTCTTCACGAAGCCACCAGACATGCTTCAGGGATCCACCTAAAGGGACAG GTGGTGATTATAGATGAAGCTCATAATCTCAGTGACACCCTCTCCTGTATCCATAGTGCAGAGCTCAGTGGAGCCCAG CTTTGCCGTGCCCATTCTCAACTCAGCCAGTATGCAGACCGCTACAG GAGCAGACTGAAGGCAAAGAACCTGATGTACATCAAACAGGTTCTGTTTGTGATTGAGGGGCTTGTCAGGGTGCTGGgag GTAAAGTGGGGCAGAATCCACAGACCCAGACTACACAAGCAG GAACAGAAATGCTTACCATTAACAACTTCCTCTTCAAGGCCCAGATTGACAACATTAACTTGTTCAAG TTGCAGAGATACTTTGAGAAGAGCATGATCAGCAGGAAA CTGAGTGGCTTTGTGGAGAAGTATGCAGGTTCAGGTGTGAGTCTGCAGACTCACAGCAGCTCCAACAAGGAGAACCGACGCACTGAGGGTTTAAACCTCTACCTTCAGACCCTGCAGAACAAGCAGATCACCTCTCCAG TTTCTTCAGCAGACCAGCAGGGGTCTGTAGAGGAAGAGAAAGTGCTGTCTGCATCTCCCATGATGCAGGTGGAGGGTTTCTTTATGGCTCTCACCAACACCAACACTGATGGCCGAGTAGTAGTGCACAGACAAG TTACTGTGTCGGACAGCAGCGTCAAATTCCTGCTGCTGAATCCAGCGGTCCACTTTGCTCAGGTGCTCAAGGAATGCAGAGCAGTCATCATTGCTGGTGGAACCATGCAGCCT GTTTCAGACTTCAAACAAGAGCTGCTATTTTCTGCTGGAGTGGGAGAGGAACGCATCACAGAGTTTTCCTGTG GTCATGTAATTCCTCCTGAGAATATTCTTCCCATCGTCCTTTGCAGCGGCCCATCTGGTCAGGAGTTGGATTTCACTTTCCAGAACAGAGACTCCCCACGCATG ATGGATGAGACAGgccgcattctctccaacatttgTAATGTGGTACCAGGTGGAGTTGTGTGCTTCTTCCCCTCTTATGAGTACTCAAGGCGAATTATCTCTCACTGGGAAGCAAGTGGTGCACTCGCTCGTCTAGGCAACAAGAAAAAG ATCTTCCAGGAGCCAAAGAAAGCTAATCAGCTGGAGCAGGTACTGAGTGACTTTTCGCGTTGTATCCAG AGATGTGCTCTGGATGGCGGCAGTCTCACAGGAGCCTTGCTCTTCTCTGTGGTTGGGGGAAAGATGAGTGAGGGCATCAATTTCTCTGATGACCTGGGAAG GTGTGTGGTGATGGTGGGAATGCCGTATCCCAACATCAAATCACCGGAGCTACTGGAAAAAATGTCCTATCTGGACAAACACCTG CCTCACAGTGGAGGGAGAAGTCCTGGACAAGCACTCATAGACAACCTCTGCATGAAGGCTGTCAACCAGTCCATAG GAAGAGCTATCCGTCACCGTGGTGACTATTCATCTATAGTGCTGTGTGACAGACGATACTCACGACCTGCTACACTTTCTAAACTTCCCACATGGATTAAAGATCGTACTAGCACACACACATCCTTTGGCCCTGCTTTTGCTGCTCTACGCAAG TTCTTCCTGGAGAAGAAGCAGAGGCCAATGTAA
- the wash1 gene encoding WASH complex subunit 1 isoform X1, producing the protein MVRMTQKHCLEGQVYSVPLIQPDLRREEAVHQIADALVYLESISTDIFRRVSESVEQNRRQLQSVTDRIRLAQARVDKIKGSKKATKVFSSAKYPAPDRLQDYSSIFSGATDPSSQSHPRHRIQNKLRPFDEKALQEKLMYFPVCVSNKKKSEDETEEGLGSLPRNISSVSSLLLFNTTENLYKKYVFLDPLAGAVTKTHTTLETEKEEKPFDAPLSITKREQLERQTAESYFYVPDLGQVPEIDVPSYLPDLPGIADDLSYSADLGPGFAPSGPTHNIPELPSFSVDGNTSGSQLQPNVPPPPPPPPPPPEPSSTPVIPPGAPPPPPPPPPPPAEIPAEVSRAPSSGPVSGAPSEVVQPSDGRASLLESIRNAGGIGKAKLRNVKERKMEKKKQKEQEQAVGAAMSGGDFMSDLFNKLAMRRKGISGKGPAGGESSDAPGGTGGAFARMSDVIPPLPAPQSTTDEDDWEA; encoded by the exons ATGGTCAG GATGACCCAGAAGCACTGCCTGGAGGGCCAGGTATACTCAGTGCCTCTCATCCAGCCCGATTTAAGAAGAGAGGAGGCTGTACATCAGATAGCAGATGCATTAGTGTACTTGGAATCTATATCTACAGACATCTTCCGAAG GGTGTCTGAGAGTGTAGAGCAGAACCGCCGGCAGTTGCAAAGCGTCACTGACCGGATCAGACTAGCTCAGGCCCGAGTGGACAAGATAAAAGGCAGTAAGAAGGCCACCAAG gttttctcAAGTGCTAAGTATCCAGCCCCAGACCGACTTCAAGATTACTCCTCTATCTTCAGTGGGGCTACCGACCCCTCCTCACAATCCCATCCTCGTCACAGAATACAGAACAAGCTACGACCGTTTGATGAGAAGGCCTTGCAG gAGAAGTTAATGTATTTTCCAGTGTGTGTGAGTAATAAGAAGAAGTCTGAGGACGAGACGGAGGAGGGGCTGGGTAGTCTACCTCGCAACATCTCATCTGTCAGCTCCCTGTTGCTCTTTAATACCACAGAGAATCT ATATAAGAAGTATGTGTTCCTTGATCCTCTGGCGGGAGcagtgacaaaaacacacacgacGCTGGAGACAGAAAAAGAGGAGAAACCGTTTGATGCACCATTGTCCATAACTAAAAGAGAGCAACTGGAGAGACAG ACAGCAGAGAGTTATTTCTATGTGCCAGACCTGGGCCAGGTGCCTGAGATCGATGTACCATCTTACTTGCCTGACCTGCCCGGTATTGCAGATGACCTCTCATACAGCGCAGACCTGGGACCAGGCTTTGCCCCATCAGGACCCACACACAACATCCCTGAGCTGCCATCTTTCTCTGTGGATGGCAACACATCTG GTTCTCAGCTCCAACCTAATGTTCCACCTCCTCCgccacctccccctcctcctcctgagcCTTCTTCTACTCCTGTCATTCCTCCTGGAgctccccctcctccacctcctccacccccTCCCCCAGCTGAAATCCCAGCAGAAGTCTCTCGAGCGCCAAGTTCAG GACCGGTGTCTGGTGCTCCCAGCGAGGTGGTTCAGCCATCTGACGGCCGAGCTAGTCTCCTTGAGTCTATTCGTAATGCGGGAGGCATCGGCAAAGCCAAGTTACGCAACGTTAAAGAACGAAAGatggaaaagaagaaacagaaggagcAAGAGCAAG cagTGGGAGCAGCAATGAGCGGTGGAGACTTTATGTCTGATCTCTTCAATAAGCTTGCCATGCGCAGGAAAG GCATATCTGGAAAGGGTCCAGCAGGTGGAGAGTCGAGTGATGCTCCTGGTGGTACTGGTGGTGCATTTGCTAGGATGTCAGATGTTATCCCACCCCTTCCTGCCCCTCAGTCAACAACAGACGAGGATGACTGGGAAGCATAA
- the wash1 gene encoding WASH complex subunit 1 isoform X2 — translation MTQKHCLEGQVYSVPLIQPDLRREEAVHQIADALVYLESISTDIFRRVSESVEQNRRQLQSVTDRIRLAQARVDKIKGSKKATKVFSSAKYPAPDRLQDYSSIFSGATDPSSQSHPRHRIQNKLRPFDEKALQEKLMYFPVCVSNKKKSEDETEEGLGSLPRNISSVSSLLLFNTTENLYKKYVFLDPLAGAVTKTHTTLETEKEEKPFDAPLSITKREQLERQTAESYFYVPDLGQVPEIDVPSYLPDLPGIADDLSYSADLGPGFAPSGPTHNIPELPSFSVDGNTSGSQLQPNVPPPPPPPPPPPEPSSTPVIPPGAPPPPPPPPPPPAEIPAEVSRAPSSGPVSGAPSEVVQPSDGRASLLESIRNAGGIGKAKLRNVKERKMEKKKQKEQEQAVGAAMSGGDFMSDLFNKLAMRRKGISGKGPAGGESSDAPGGTGGAFARMSDVIPPLPAPQSTTDEDDWEA, via the exons ATGACCCAGAAGCACTGCCTGGAGGGCCAGGTATACTCAGTGCCTCTCATCCAGCCCGATTTAAGAAGAGAGGAGGCTGTACATCAGATAGCAGATGCATTAGTGTACTTGGAATCTATATCTACAGACATCTTCCGAAG GGTGTCTGAGAGTGTAGAGCAGAACCGCCGGCAGTTGCAAAGCGTCACTGACCGGATCAGACTAGCTCAGGCCCGAGTGGACAAGATAAAAGGCAGTAAGAAGGCCACCAAG gttttctcAAGTGCTAAGTATCCAGCCCCAGACCGACTTCAAGATTACTCCTCTATCTTCAGTGGGGCTACCGACCCCTCCTCACAATCCCATCCTCGTCACAGAATACAGAACAAGCTACGACCGTTTGATGAGAAGGCCTTGCAG gAGAAGTTAATGTATTTTCCAGTGTGTGTGAGTAATAAGAAGAAGTCTGAGGACGAGACGGAGGAGGGGCTGGGTAGTCTACCTCGCAACATCTCATCTGTCAGCTCCCTGTTGCTCTTTAATACCACAGAGAATCT ATATAAGAAGTATGTGTTCCTTGATCCTCTGGCGGGAGcagtgacaaaaacacacacgacGCTGGAGACAGAAAAAGAGGAGAAACCGTTTGATGCACCATTGTCCATAACTAAAAGAGAGCAACTGGAGAGACAG ACAGCAGAGAGTTATTTCTATGTGCCAGACCTGGGCCAGGTGCCTGAGATCGATGTACCATCTTACTTGCCTGACCTGCCCGGTATTGCAGATGACCTCTCATACAGCGCAGACCTGGGACCAGGCTTTGCCCCATCAGGACCCACACACAACATCCCTGAGCTGCCATCTTTCTCTGTGGATGGCAACACATCTG GTTCTCAGCTCCAACCTAATGTTCCACCTCCTCCgccacctccccctcctcctcctgagcCTTCTTCTACTCCTGTCATTCCTCCTGGAgctccccctcctccacctcctccacccccTCCCCCAGCTGAAATCCCAGCAGAAGTCTCTCGAGCGCCAAGTTCAG GACCGGTGTCTGGTGCTCCCAGCGAGGTGGTTCAGCCATCTGACGGCCGAGCTAGTCTCCTTGAGTCTATTCGTAATGCGGGAGGCATCGGCAAAGCCAAGTTACGCAACGTTAAAGAACGAAAGatggaaaagaagaaacagaaggagcAAGAGCAAG cagTGGGAGCAGCAATGAGCGGTGGAGACTTTATGTCTGATCTCTTCAATAAGCTTGCCATGCGCAGGAAAG GCATATCTGGAAAGGGTCCAGCAGGTGGAGAGTCGAGTGATGCTCCTGGTGGTACTGGTGGTGCATTTGCTAGGATGTCAGATGTTATCCCACCCCTTCCTGCCCCTCAGTCAACAACAGACGAGGATGACTGGGAAGCATAA